The following coding sequences are from one Lipingzhangella halophila window:
- a CDS encoding FitA-like ribbon-helix-helix domain-containing protein, translating into MDETTVVQVRDVPAEVVETLKARAARRGLSLAAYLRELIVEEASLPAVDEVMARLVEDEPVNYTAENLRGFMADGRR; encoded by the coding sequence ATGGATGAGACGACAGTGGTCCAGGTACGAGATGTTCCCGCCGAGGTGGTCGAGACCCTCAAGGCACGAGCCGCCCGCAGAGGACTGTCACTGGCCGCATACCTGCGTGAGTTGATCGTCGAGGAGGCTTCTCTTCCAGCGGTCGACGAGGTGATGGCGCGGCTCGTCGAGGATGAGCCGGTCAACTACACGGCAGAGAACCTGCGTGGGTTCATGGCTGACGGTCGCCGATGA
- a CDS encoding type II toxin-antitoxin system RelE family toxin has product MRDEETRAFEVLFDSRARKELGKLDRPVARRVHSAIMALSQDPRPDGCRQLRGFPDLWRIRVGDHRIVYSIDDGRLIVVALRVAHRRDAYRNL; this is encoded by the coding sequence GTGAGAGACGAGGAAACGCGTGCCTTCGAGGTCCTGTTCGATTCTCGGGCGCGCAAGGAACTCGGAAAGCTCGACAGGCCCGTCGCACGCCGTGTTCACTCGGCGATCATGGCTCTGTCCCAAGACCCCCGTCCGGATGGGTGCCGTCAGCTCCGGGGCTTCCCCGATCTGTGGCGGATCCGCGTGGGAGACCATCGGATCGTCTACTCGATCGACGACGGTCGGCTTATCGTGGTGGCACTACGTGTGGCCCATCGGCGTGACGCCTACCGCAACCTGTGA